A genome region from Miscanthus floridulus cultivar M001 unplaced genomic scaffold, ASM1932011v1 fs_569_1_2, whole genome shotgun sequence includes the following:
- the LOC136532276 gene encoding heavy metal-associated isoprenylated plant protein 2-like isoform X1: protein MSKVTVLKVDTSCAKCKRKVLQAVTGLHGVDKVEVDSEKSTMTVTGTVDPVDVIVQARKAGRRASVLTIGPPPKPPAEEKKPAEQDKKKTAAAGAEKKAPETPATVFVHHVPSWPSCPRYQERVVYEQEPPPCSIM from the exons ATGTCGAAGGTGACGGTGCTCAAGGTGGACACCTCCTGCGCCAAATGCAAGCGCAAGGTCCTGCAGGCCGTCACCGGCCTCCATG GTGTTGACAAGGTCGAGGTGGACTCGGAGAAGAGCACGATGACGGTGACGGGCACCGTGGACCCGGTGGACGTGATCGTGCAGGCGAGGAAGGCCGGGAGGCGCGCGTCCGTGCTCACCATCGGCCCGCCGCCCAAGCCGCCGGCCGAGGAGAAGAAGCCCGCCGAGCAGGAtaagaagaagacggcggcggcgggcgcagaGAAGAAAGCGCCAGAGACGCCGGCCACGGTGTTCGTCCACCACGTCCCGTCGTGGCCTTCGTGCCCCAGGTACCAGGAGAGAGTAGTGTACGAGCAGGAACCGCCGCCTTGCTCCATCATGTAA
- the LOC136532276 gene encoding heavy metal-associated isoprenylated plant protein 43-like isoform X2, which yields MVRTRVDKVEVDSEKSTMTVTGTVDPVDVIVQARKAGRRASVLTIGPPPKPPAEEKKPAEQDKKKTAAAGAEKKAPETPATVFVHHVPSWPSCPRYQERVVYEQEPPPCSIM from the exons ATGGTACGTACAC GTGTTGACAAGGTCGAGGTGGACTCGGAGAAGAGCACGATGACGGTGACGGGCACCGTGGACCCGGTGGACGTGATCGTGCAGGCGAGGAAGGCCGGGAGGCGCGCGTCCGTGCTCACCATCGGCCCGCCGCCCAAGCCGCCGGCCGAGGAGAAGAAGCCCGCCGAGCAGGAtaagaagaagacggcggcggcgggcgcagaGAAGAAAGCGCCAGAGACGCCGGCCACGGTGTTCGTCCACCACGTCCCGTCGTGGCCTTCGTGCCCCAGGTACCAGGAGAGAGTAGTGTACGAGCAGGAACCGCCGCCTTGCTCCATCATGTAA